The following are encoded together in the Anopheles nili chromosome 3, idAnoNiliSN_F5_01, whole genome shotgun sequence genome:
- the LOC128722600 gene encoding diphosphoinositol polyphosphate phosphohydrolase 1: MVKEKPNSTRIYDKDGYRRRAACICVRSEAEAEVLLVTSSRRPELWIVPGGGVEPDEEASLTATREVLEEAGVMGDLGRCLGVFENSEHMHRTEVFVMVVTQELDEWEDSKTIGRKRQWFSIEDALSQLALHKPTQRHYLQQLRHSKHRTSSSSEPPPIISEHGDDEFSDKLEFNNFTTADDSAGDKDTTESTPTTPPASVTMITDDGKPTDANPVSPPTTPTT, from the exons atggtgaaggaaaagcccAATTCTACGCGCATCTACGACAAGGACGGTTACCGTCGACGGGCTGCCTGCATTTGCGTTCGATCCGAGGCAGAAGCTGAG GTACTGCTGGTGACTTCATCGCGGAGACCCGAGCTGTGGATCGTACCGGGAGGCGGTGTGGAACCGGACGAGGAAGCCTCTCTAACAGCGACGAGAGAAGTACTCGAAGAGGCCGGTGTAATGGGTGACCTTGGTCGATGTCTGGGCGTGTTTGAG AACAGCGAACACATGCACCGGACTGAGGTGTTCGTAATGGTCGTCACTCAAGAGCTGGACGAATGGGAGGACTCGAAAACGATCGGCAGAAAGCGGCAGTGGTTCTCGATTGAGGACGCCTTGTCTCAGCTGGCGTTGCACAAACCGACCCAGCGCCACTATCTGCAGCAGTTGCGCCACTCGAAGCATCGGACATCCTCGTCCTCCGAACCACCACCAATCATATCCGAGCATGGAGACGACGAGTTTTCGGACAAACTCGAGTTCAACAACTTTACGACGGCGGACGATTCCGCTGGTGATAAGGATACGACCGAATCGACTCCCACAACGCCACCTGCCAGCGTCACGATGATAACCGATGATGGCAAACCGACGGACGCCAACCCCGTATCCCCACCAACAACCCCAACTACTTAA
- the LOC128725418 gene encoding integrator complex subunit 1, with the protein MDRSKSGTGVRSTKKQQLSHPQAELYALGSKSSVGGSRGDDGKSRVVVGGVSDRKREASASMTLGSAGGPVAAKKIKLSSGTSASLVGASSSGLGSISGLGTSKSSSGGDSSSSSSILEYWEQCAMECESVDLAATVLSAIEQQDSDSVVGYICGAIKLLISPKSKSESVLSLSLLYLARLRPHLFCNETITSALIAVLKRDGSGNAFKGRNNPTMHILACNLLARGYSDKKQWPESFIRTYIDDAINDRVWVDYEECAPFTDNIVAAFGTKIPPKWMLQPELSTLNPTPRDGGLDDEHSTDSGMFGDALGKDPDANPPRFGHMREQLERMVMDAVKDQLNRRQGPECSTKNFLRFLSLTCGILEVRAFVVPRLEMWIHNGKLVKPVQELLTFLCYNVTGQSPKEHEVLSNLAKVRLKSKPLINIFMIGLKEMINCQPEILTPLLKYVVQNELSNARNPNNMGMLAMMFQTKPTESAANLAEIYQEFLLQREDVLRTLRFFLRELVKMLRYDINLTVFCKVLLQNRADLSPQIASSEFRDRIFHSIVDLVCLCMFLSVSPQIREANVSIRSGREMKSSTALSAFYQQQSLIQDQALAWMKDVVPRVYKPIAAGDYKAALHKLLLLDSPEAYAKGDQWPPEPERAPLLRMVSEIPLQENLMLCILLIGIEKEIPFSIQDTMEITEQLVRRAGSLRHMDYPPLEITDLKIIELLFKMSEYHHPDNIVLPANYEPPNLAISSLYWKTWIILLLISAHNPSSFGSFCWEQYPMLRLLMEMCITNQIGPPKPCDDELAVAVHEKTQILEFENHLASNPITEQNSLLLSQLILMDPRGVARRPPNPVLDQIQQLNVSHRLGHLLCRSRKPDLLLEIIQRQGTSQSMPWLADLVQNSEGDFNHLPVQCLCEFLLANSGTVIVEASREAELLLYLQRVLQDETGEHQMMIGEIVEYFLRRLSSFSSASRQSAIRGLKLLLKVFQDEHDPGATVPIEANNGDWLLRYLPMIPHFPYVRPSVIVQLRAACQVENIPELVMVYIQFVAAHSAIDGEETMLEHVMDMSHLIVERTTVFANIIPTVADQSEQRIQTLNCLFVMFNNFLIKLRDAKCIPHEFTEYPELLLVQFADESQCHIHLNIIQAFVILLTHSSFISVAGQILDYWFPEGSPPPQAFTVDGSEPVCILPDWLKLKMIRSNVERLVDAALQGLTPDQIVLFVQNFGTPVSSMSKLLALLDRAVIVQYEAVNAAILNKSYLAQLIEIQQARGAKNGHLSVQALELLPQQLDAVNVPVDERRMSIDDEKDKMSIVTPSSGSLMEPYRIELLPMGAGFNSVAPGDLRRSVSSDARPSGSKTKEIEEAVELTLTCPLKLNRPAMAKYRKLIQRLMNSASKSQEYAANKSIAYLGRLLKSPQGQSVIKGMVQNSQIICFFRALLETPVEKYENLNYLLHVLDEIIRIVNPQPNTVLLEVLVSRRTQLIRIAQKEAGTVSNGASQQQEPVATLPATGGDLLQVLSTTRTAEVERKGMQQLWRTSREALISVASTMLKGRSVIMTDGTDVPLEGNKCGLLVDWVADADSELIRIDKEQQMELLFSKSLADSRPYLLSLISHQASWATLHQTVELLMDQFNPTYDPTSVLDFIDTLTRNPRLWQGRDKAVPKHEQIEYIVTLNTAQSCTFIDYILAEEESIAIGGPVRRLSQRVKLLLQCLSAKFTMLPRMVAYVQDQQRRDAFPRAGSVGRNFLHQLYLNLPPMKFVLPNVGPTLYEADMRNAPGGCVADKFTYYIITTIACLNNPRDFQTMSAEMELIVRKLAASHPTLLLRQLSVLAALLQGRAHMDLHVLRSEYHFHLFHQVMGILELLAPLVYRDCYREGLQNALDCFFQLLKHHGTFKESYTLIYRFVEFLQAYIGANPVTAIAFVEQYADVLIELSHQHFDLQSLQQLVQGLSMLRQTGATSKKQSNDIMADLDQLAACLALYDGRGERSTRPIENGHGSQPKPGSCSAAAGLMLAPPARNDLLPTHWTELVALLRSRDVDEISVPLMELDALTVKRPALLEDIFDDVIRFVQHPSLAIRQMAHNLVARWLKQNPGSGTTNSTALTAFVQCLNHDDIAVAHSALDKTTEYTLCLQEHAPQILTSVFELGIGCRINTYNALRRCVQALKKQHAC; encoded by the coding sequence ATGGACCGGAGTAAGTCCGGCACGGGCGTTCGGTCCACGAAGAAGCAACAGCTTAGTCACCCGCAGGCAGAGCTGTACGCACTAGGATCAAAATCGTCCGTCGGTGGTTCGCGTGGTGACGATGGAAAATCGCGGGTTGTCGTCGGTGGCGTATCGGACCGGAAGCGTGAAGCCTCGGCCTCGATGACGCTGGGCAGCGCTGGCGGTCCGGTTGCCGCAAAGAAAATCAAGCTATCATCAGGCACGAGCGCCTCGTTGGTCGGAGCCAGCAGCTCTGGACTCGGCAGCATTTCCGGGCTCGGTACCAGCAAGTCGTCCTCCGGCGGAGACAGCTCCAGCTCGAGCAGTATCCTCGAGTACTGGGAGCAGTGTGCGATGGAGTGTGAATCGGTGGATCTAGCCGCGACAGTTTTATCGGCCATCGAGCAGCAGGACAGTGACAGCGTCGTTGGGTACATATGCGGCGCGATAAAGCTGCTCATATCGCCAAAATCCAAATCCGAATCGGTCCTTTCGCTGTCCCTGCTCTACCTGGCCCGGTTACGGCCACATCTGTTCTGCAACGAAACCATCACATCAGCCCTGATCGCCGTTTTGAAGCGTGATGGTAGCGGGAATGCCTTCAAGGGCCGAAACAACCCAACGATGCATATCCTTGCGTGCAATCTGCTGGCCCGCGGTTACAGCGACAAAAAACAGTGGCCCGAAAGCTTCATTCGTACGTACATAGACGATGCGATCAACGATCGCGTCTGGGTAGATTACGAGGAGTGTGCGCCGTTTACCGATAATATCGTGGCGGCGTTCGGgacaaaaattccacccaaatgGATGCTACAGCCGGAACTCAGTACGCTAAATCCAACACCCCGGGACGGTGGGCTCGACGACGAGCACTCTACGGACAGCGGCATGTTTGGTGACGCACTAGGGAAGGATCCTGACGCCAATCCACCCCGGTTCGGGCATATGCGCGAGCAGCTCGAACGGATGGTGATGGACGCGGTTAAGGACCAGCTGAACCGCCGGCAGGGCCCGGAATGCTCGACGAAAAACTTCCTTCGCTTCCTGTCGCTCACGTGCGGCATCCTTGAGGTGCGTGCCTTCGTGGTGCCCCGGTTGGAGATGTGGATACACAACGGTAAGCTGGTGAAGCCGGTACAGGAGCTGCTGACCTTCCTGTGTTACAACGTGACCGGCCAGAGTCCGAAAGAGCACGAGGTGCTATCGAATCTAGCGAAGGTGCGGTTAAAATCGAAACCGCTCATTAACATCTTCATGATCGGGCTGAAGGAGATGATCAACTGCCAGCCGGAGATTCTCACGCCACTGCTCAAGTACGTGGTGCAAAACGAACTCTCGAACGCACGCAATCCCAACAACATGGGTATGCTGGCAATGATGTTTcaaacgaaaccgaccgaaTCGGCGGCCAATCTGGCCGAGATTTACCAGGAATTTCTGTTGCAGCGCGAAGACGTGCTGCGTACGTTGCGCTTCTTTCTGCGCGAACTCGTCAAGATGCTGCGGTACGACATCAACCTGACCGTATTTTGCAAGGTGTTGCTCCAGAACCGAGCTGATCTGTCGCCACAGATCGCCAGCTCGGAGTTCCGCGATCGCATCTTCCACTCCATCGTCGATCTCGTCTGTCTGTGCATGTTTCTGTCCGTTTCGCCGCAAATACGCGAAGCAAACGTGTCCATTCGGAGTGGCCGCGAGATGAAAAGCTCAACCGCGCTGAGCGCGTTCTACCAGCAGCAATCACTTATTCAGGACCAAGCGCTCGCATGGATGAAAGACGTCGTCCCGCGAGTGTACAAACCCATCGCGGCTGGAGATTACAAAGCGGCCTTGCATAAGCTACTACTGCTCGATTCGCCCGAAGCTTACGCCAAGGGTGACCAGTGGCCACCGGAACCCGAACGAGCGCCACTGCTGCGAATGGTTTCGGAGATTCCACTGCAGGAGAACCTGATGCTGTGTATCCTGCTGATCGGCATAGAGAAGGAGATCCCGTTCTCCATTCAGGACACGATGGAGATCACAGAGCAGCTGGTGCGCAGGGCAGGTTCCCTGCGCCACATGGACTATCCTCCACTCGAGATCACGGACCTTAAGATCATTGAGCTGCTGTTCAAAATGTCCGAGTATCACCATCCGGACAACATAGTACTTCCTGCAAACTACGAACCACCTAATTTGGCCATTTCATCGTTGTACTGGAAAACGTGGATCATCCTACTGCTCATTTCAGCCCACAACCCATCCTCGTTCGGGTCATTCTGCTGGGAGCAGTACCCGATGCTTCGGTTACTGATGGAGATGTGCATCACGAACCAAATTGGCCCGCCGAAACCATGCGACGATGAGTTAGCTGTTGCGGTGCACGAGAAAACACAAATTCTCGAGTTTGAGAACCACCTGGCCTCGAATCCGATTACGGAGCAAAACAGCCTGCTTCTGTCGCAGCTCATTCTGATGGATCCGCGAGGAGTGGCTCGCAGACCACCCAACCCCGTGTTGGACCAGATTCAACAGCTCAACGTAAGCCACCGGCTGGGACATTTGCTGTGTCGCAGTCGGAAGCCCGACCTGTTGCTTGAAATAATCCAGCGCCAGGGAACGTCCCAGTCGATGCCATGGCTGGCGGATTTAGTGCAAAATTCCGAGGGCGACTTCAACCATCTCCCGGTGCAGTGTTTGTGCGAGTTTCTGCTGGCCAACTCGGGCACCGTTATCGTGGAAGCGAGCCGGGAAGCGGAACTGCTGCTGTATTTGCAGCGCGTGCTGCAGGACGAGACGGGCGAACATCAGATGATGATCGGCGAGATCGTGGAGTACTTCCTGCGGCGTTTGTCCTCTTTTTCCAGCGCTTCACGCCAATCGGCCATCCGTGGGCTGAAGTTGCTGTTGAAAGTGTTCCAGGATGAGCACGACCCGGGCGCAACCGTGCCGATCGAGGCGAACAACGGTGATTGGCTACTGCGCTATCTGCCGATGATTCCTCACTTCCCTTACGTTCGTCCGAGCGTGATTGTGCAGCTACGGGCCGCTTGCCAGGTGGAGAACATCCCCGAGCTGGTTATGGTGTACATCCAGTTCGTAGCAGCCCACAGTGCCATCGATGGCGAGGAGACAATGCTCGAACACGTGATGGACATGTCGCATCTAATCGTCGAACGGACGACCGTGTTCGCAAACATCATCCCAACGGTGGCAGACCAAAGCGAGCAGCGCATCCAGACGCTCAACTGCCTGTTCGTGATGTTCAACAACTTCCTGATCAAGCTGCGGGACGCCAAGTGCATCCCGCACGAGTTCACCGAGTATCcggaactgctgctggttcagTTCGCCGACGAAAGCCAGTGCCACATTCACTTGAACATCATCCAAGCGTTCGTGATACTACTGACGCATTCGTCGTTCATCTCGGTTGCAGGGCAGATACTGGACTACTGGTTCCCGGAAGGTTCGCCGCCACCGCAGGCGTTCACGGTGGATGGATCGGAACCGGTGTGCATTCTGCCCGACTGGTTGAAGCTGAAGATGATCCGGAGCAACGTCGAGCGGCTTGTGGATGCGGCCTTGCAGGGTCTGACCCCGGACCAGATCGTGCTGTTTGTGCAGAACTTTGGCACACCAGTTAGCTCGATGTCGAAGCTACTGGCGCTGCTCGATCGGGCCGTGATCGTACAGTACGAGGCGGTGAACGCGGCCATCCTCAACAAAAGCTATCTGGCGCAGCTAATCGAGATACAGCAAGCACGCGGTGCGAAAAACGGACATCTGTCGGTGCAAGCGTTGGAGCTCCTGCCACAGCAATTAGATGCTGTAAACGTACCGGTCGATGAGCGACGGATGTCGATTGACgatgaaaaggataaaatgTCGATCGTGACACCGTCATCCGGAAGCTTAATGGAACCGTACCGCATTGAGCTGTTACCGATGGGTGCTGGTTTCAATTCCGTTGCACCTGGAGATCTACGACGTTCGGTATCGTCCGACGCACGACCTTCCGGATCTAAGACAAAGGAAATCGAAGAAGCAGTCGAGCTAACTCTGACCTGCCCGTTGAAGCTGAATCGCCCGGCTATGGCCAAATACCGCAAGCTGATCCAGCGCCTCATGAACTCTGCGTCAAAATCACAAGAGTACGCCGCTAACAAGTCGATCGCCTACCTCGGCCGGTTGCTAAAAAGCCCACAAGGCCAGAGCGTGATCAAGGGGATGGTACAGAACTCCCAAATCATCTGCTTCTTCCGGGCGCTGTTGGAAACACCGGtcgaaaaatatgaaaacctCAACTACCTTTTGCACGTACTGGACGAGATAATCCGGATCGTGAACCCCCAACCGAACACAGTTCTGTTGGAGGTGCTGGTCAGCAGGCGGACTCAGCTGATCCGGATCGCCCAAAAGGAAGCGGGTACTGTGTCGAATGGCGCAAGCCAGCAACAGGAACCGGTGGCAACGCTGCCAGCGACCGGAGGTGATTTGCTGCAGGTGCTTTCGACAACCCGTACGGCCGAAGTAGAACGCAAAGGTATGCAACAACTGTGGCGGACGAGTCGCGAAGCCCTGATCTCCGTTGCCTCCACCATGCTCAAAGGCCGAAGCGTCATCATGACAGACGGGACGGATGTACCTCTGGAAGGGAACAAATGTGGATTGCTGGTGGATTGGGTGGCGGACGCAGACTCGGAACTGATACGGATCGACAAGGAGCAACAAATGGAGCTGCTGTTTAGCAAAAGCCTAGCGGATTCACGACCGTACTTGCTCTCGCTAATATCGCACCAGGCGAGCTGGGCCACGTTACACCAGACGGTAGAGTTACTGATGGACCAATTCAATCCGACGTACGATCCTACCTCCGTGCTAGATTTCATCGATACCCTGACACGCAATCCCCGACTGTGGCAGGGTCGAGATAAGGCCGTTCCGAAACACGAGCAAATCGAATACATCGTGACGTTAAACACGGCACAGTCCTGTACCTTTATCGATTACATTTTGGCGGAAGAAGAGAGTATAGCGATCGGTGGACCGGTCCGTCGGTTAAGCCAACGTGTGAAGCTGTTGCTCCAGTGTTTGTCCGCCAAATTCACGATGCTCCCTCGAATGGTAGCGTACGTGCAGGATCAGCAACGGCGTGACGCGTTCCCTCGTGCTGGTTCCGTGGGTCGAAACTTTCTACACCAGCTGTACCTGAACTTGCCTCCGATGAAGTTCGTCCTTCCGAACGTAGGCCCAACGCTGTACGAAGCGGACATGCGTAATGCTCCCGGCGGTTGTGTGGCGGACAAATTCACCTACTACATTATAACGACGATCGCGTGCCTGAACAATCCGCGTGACTTTCAAACCATGTCTGCGGAGATGGAATTGATCGTGCGTAAGCTCGCTGCGTCCCATCCGACATTGCTGCTACGGCAATTGTCCGTGTTGGCCGCTTTATTGCAGGGCCGTGCCCATATGGATTTGCACGTGTTGCGGTCGGAATATCACTTCCACCTGTTCCACCAGGTGATGGGCATCCTGGAACTACTGGCACCGCTGGTCTATCGTGACTGCTACCGTGAGGGGCTTCAGAACGCGCTCGATTGCTTCTTCCAGCTGCTGAAACACCACGGCACGTTCAAGGAGAGTTACACACTCATCTACCGGTTTGTCGAGTTCCTACAAGCGTACATCGGTGCGAATCCAGTGACGGCAATCGCGTTCGTGGAGCAGTACGCCGATGTGCTGATCGAGCTATCCCATCAACACTTCGACCTGCAGTCGTTGCAGCAACTTGTACAGGGTCTTTCAATGCTACGGCAAACGGGTGCTACATCGAAGAAGCAATCGAATGACATCATGGCCGATTTAGATCAACTTGCAGCGTGTTTGGCGCTGTATGATGGACGCGGGGAACGATCCACCCGCCCGATCGAGAACGGCCACGGAAGTCAACCCAAACCGGGCAGTTGTTCCGCTGCTGCCGGTCTCATGCTGGCCCCACCCGCCCGCAATGATCTGCTGCCGACACACTGGACGGAACTGGTGGCGTTATTGCGGTCACGTGACGTGGATGAAATCTCGGTGCCACTGATGGAACTGGATGCGCTCACCGTCAAACGGCCTGCCTTGCTGGAGGACATCTTCGACGATGTGATCCGTTTTGTGCAGCATCCTTCGCTAGCGATTCGACAGATGGCGCACAACCTAGTGGCCCGCTGGCTGAAACAGAATCCGGGCAGCGGTACTACGAACAGTACAGCACTGACGGCGTTCGTGCAGTGCCTCAATCACGATGACATTGCTGTGGCGCATAGTGCCCTTGACAAAACGACCGAGTACACGCTCTGCCTGCAGGAACACGCGCCACAAATCCTGACGTCGGTTTTTGAGCTGGGCATTGGTTGTCGAATTAACACGTACAACGCGCTCAGGCGGTGCGTTCAAGCGCTCAAGAAACAGCACGCGTGCTGA